In the Doryrhamphus excisus isolate RoL2022-K1 chromosome 2, RoL_Dexc_1.0, whole genome shotgun sequence genome, GCGTGAGGCGAACAGTGATGCTAGACAGGCGTAAAGGGGAAGCTGCAGGAGAAATGTAGAGATGTAGCTGCAGAGCTGTAGAGTCGTTTAAAGTCCCCTTGGACATGGTTTGTTGATGTTCTGGCACAGACCTTGGGGAGAGATACCCTTGGTTTTGTGGTGACAACATTCACGCAAGGGTTGtggtgataaaataataaaacagacagataaaatGCTCATCAGGATCCCCATGACCGCTATTTCTATCAACAACATATTGACTTTATCATGCCTGCAcatgcgtgcacacacatactttactatgttctactgctgatcactaaagaatggaaaaaggtagaaacaaacttttttttttgattttttggtaGGCTCCATGTATATATAGCTACATagcacaatattctgtgtgccttgaaagaaaTAATTTAGCAAACAGCACATCAATACTGACTTCCACTACACCCAGGATTAAATTGTCAATCAAGAAAAGACTAAACGTTATCCAAGATTTTTACTTCACTATAACCTTAAAAAGGTAACAATTACAACCATGGCATTTCTATTTCACATCCAACTAACAATTTGAAAATGTACATAGTATAGGTACATCTGGCTTAGGTTTGGTGAATGTGTCATATCCTAGTTTATTTTCTATAGTAGTGTCCCTTCAGAATATATCCGTTCATAAATGTTGAAATCTGAGTATGTCAGCTTTCGTTTGGATGTTTAACATGAAGATGCAATCTCCCGTTTAGGAATGAGCAGCTTTTTTAAGGTGACGTACCTCCATTTTTAGGTACTGAGTTGATATTTGGCAGGTATTACCAATGTCAAGTCCATGAAAGCCCCTGGAAGAGAGATGGCAGAACTTTCTGACCCGTGCATGCGGCTTTTGTGTGAAATTTATTGTGGTGAAAGATGTAATTGCCCCAATACTTCTGGTCCTAGCTGTAAGTGCATTAGTATCAGTTTTGCTTACATGTGCTGTCCTCGGTTGCGCAACATTACTGTTCGTCACATGAATAGGGCCGCTGTTTATTTCCTCCTCGACAACATAGAAATCCGATGAATAGACTTTTTGTCTGTCGTGCTCAACTCGTGTTCCCTTCAAGGAGATTTACTTGACTATTTTCAATCATGAGGCGTTGGATGAGCTCATGATGAACCTCTTTAACTGAATTAGCGGGCCTCTCATCACATGTTGTCCTGTGTTGTAGATCTGTGACTGGCACATCTCTGCAACCGACATTCGCTTCTGCCGCCAAAGCCTTGGGAGTCTCTTAAATGGAAGAGAAATATCTGGGCTCTCCTTCCATGGATTTGACGGCGCCGCCTTTGCGACACTCGAGGAGCTCAAAAGATGAGCAGCATTTGAACGGAGAGGCTAATTCAAAAGAGGAGGGTGCAGACGAGTGGGAGCAGACGATATGGCCAACGCGAGCCCTGCACTgcaccgccgccgccacgcTCTCCTTCGCTACGGTGCAGTGGGAGATTCCTGACGCCGCCGCAGAGAGGCGGTCTTTGACAACTGACAGCAATGTGACCGGCGTGCTGGACTCTCTGACTTCTTGTTCATCATTACACAAACCTTATggtgacgaggaggaggaggaagtggagcgCACAGAGAAACAAAACGGCTTTGACTCATCAGTGAACTCAGAGTGTACGGGCAATTATATCAAGGTAAGTTCCTAACCCGTCGTGGCCATAACATGGTTAAGACACAGTTCCTCATAAGAAATAGTGTCCAGACTTTTTAGAGGTACGAACAATTGAATGAAATTATAAGTATTGGGTTGATAGATGTACTGGAGGATGCCAGGTGGGAtgcatggtttaaaaaaataaatatcacacAGTTTCTCAGTTCTGGATCCTGAATGTGTCTGGTGGCATACATTGTGGTTGTACTGCATCACACAAATAGATGTTTCTAATGTTTTCTTCTTATAGCTGCAAACTACAGCCACGGTATTAAACATACGGTTTAATTAATACCCctcattatatttgtaaagacACTTTTTTGATACAACTCTTCCAAGAGGTGATGAAGTGCCATTTTAGTCCTTTCCGATTCTAAGGAAAAATAGTGGATGGGATGAATGTAGGGTGAATAGCATAGATGATGCGGGTCTCATATTGCACCCGCAGTCACATGTTGTGCATGATCGATGACCCGTGTTGCAATTTTTAGCCATGTGATGCTGCAGCTGGACGTGAGCCGATGACACAACAAAGGGAACATTCAACACATCAGTGCCGACAGATCAGCTACAACGGTACGCATCATGCAAAGGATTATTTGATAATTGCAAATGCATATTCTATTACCTGGCTGGTTGGACATGAAAGGGTGATTTGCATCCGTTTCTGCTCCAGCCGTCACACTGAGGTCTGATTcagaggaggagggagaagaCTGCGTCACATCCAATGCGGTTGCACCAGTGGATTTATGCCCAGAAGAACCACGGGAGGAGACGGATGTTCTCCTGACTGGATGCGCCGACTCAGGAGGAGACGACCAAACTTCATTTCAAGGCGGCAAGATGGCGGAAGGGAGCAAAAAAAGTCCTGATGAATGCCTCATCGACACTGTTAATGCGTGAGTATTTCAATGTTGCTACCACGTTGATATCCACAAAATCGCAGATCCagcaaaattgacttttttttgctgcGTTTAAAATAGCATTTATTTAGCCGTTGTCATGTACATTAGTGCCACCCACAGGACTTGCGTAGAATACTAGTGCCTCCGACAGCCAAGAGTTTAAATCTACAACACATGAACGACAGTAGAACAAGTGAAGGATTTTTCCAGCCTCATTTCTCTACTATACAATTTTACCCTAGCTGCCATCTTGGATTGTGGAATCTACGACTTATGTCAACGATCACGGGTTGTTAACTGCAAACTGATGATAATTATGAAAGAGCTGTTATTTCTGAAACTATAATGACACTGTGCACAGGAAAATGTAGATCTCCTTGACCAAATAGTCATTAACTAACAACCGTATtccacaacacagcagcaacggAACCTGTGTTGACAACCAGAATTAATACCATTAATGGGTTTATTGTCAACAACAGCACAGCAAGTGTAACACGTGGCTTTCACACTAATGGCAGAGTAGCTCAATGAACATTTTAAAGCCCATGCAGATGTAGATACAGTAGCTGATTGCTGACCACACATGATACTTGAAGTGCAGTTGCTGCCATAAAGTGCAGAACAAACTACGTCAGGTTGTGTCACAGTTTTGAATGACCCTGGCGGTTATTTTAAGACCACTCAAATGGCGAGTACAGTACTGTGTGGTAGATTAATTGAGTTCTTAGGGTCTGTGccttttatgatgatgatgatgatgatgatttcatGTACATCTACTTGTTTTAGGGAGGTGCCAACACCGCCGCAAACAACTAATGATAATGGACCAATTTTTGAACTTACAAAGGTACGTCTTGCAGAAGCCACAAGTCAAGAAGCTTCACTCCCTGAAGATGATAATACAGAGATGTTTGAAACATCTGTAAAGGTACAGCCACAACCACATAAGCCCACAAAGGGCATCAGACTGCCAGAGCAGGCCCAAACAAACCATACTGCACACTGTGAAGGCTCAGTCCACGTCCGACAGCTGCAACGTACTGATGGATTACCTGATGAAAAGCTTTCAATCCAGCCTGTGGACTTGACCGAGTTGTGTTGTGATGATGAGCAACAGGAGAAGGACAAAACATCCCAGCATGCAACCTCCTTGATTCAGCACGTGACTCCTACTCGGGCCAAGACGCCACACGAGACTCAGGAGGTCACGGGCACCCTGAATGGATCCGTACCAGTACTCATGGCAAATGGAGGGACAAGCGGAACGTCAGAGGATGCACCACCTCACATGAATGGTGACGACGTTGACAGGGAGATGGCGTGTCACCTCGCTGAACGTCTCTTTAAGCTGGATGGGGTCCAACGTGTAGATGTGGTGAAGCACCTCGACAAAGAGTAAGAGCATAACTCAGTAGTAATCAACGGTCTTGGGTACCGCTTTTATTCTAGCTCTTTTCTTATGTTTAACTGCTCTTGTGTTTCTACAGTAATGCGTTCAGTCATGCCGTTGGAGAGGAGTACCTCAGGTTCTTTGATTTCACCGGGCAAACTCTGGACCAAGCCCTGAGGTGAGCATTGTGGAGGAAGAACTAAACTAGACACGCTGATGGGAAAACTCCTGAATATGATCTGACGTCTGTTTGTGTCGCTCAGATCTTTCTTAAAAGTGGTGATCCTGCTGGGAGAGACTCAGGAGAGGGAGCGGGTACTGCAGCATTTCACCAGCCGCTTCCATCAGTGCAACCCAGATTCCTTCTCCTCGCCAGGTGGGCTTCACCGTCTCATCTGAGCTTTTCCATCAATAACACACACCCACtctttgactcttttttttcctcctcagaGGCCGTGTTGGCTCTTGCTTGTGCTCTCATGCTCCTCAACACAGACTTGCACGGACAGGTGAGGAGTGTGCCTGAGCtgaatgacctctgacctcggGCTGAGAGTAACTGTACCCTAACTGAACTGTTCAACAGAATGTTGGGAAAGCCATGTCCACTTCCAAGTTTGTGTCCAACCTGGATGGAATGAACGATGGAGAAAACTTCAGCAAAGAGCTGCTGAAAGTAAGAAATTCTtgaattattgtaatttttgaaagataatgacattttatatattatgtatttacatttcagTGTCTGTACAACTCCATCAAGAGCGAGCCGTTGCAGTGGGCAGTGTGAGTATTTATCATTGTGATTCATGAAAGCCTCACATGGCGCAAACTCACACTCgctataattatattattataatattattggacAGTGACGAGGAGGAGCTGGCCTCGGTACTGACGGAGGAGGACGTGCCCTTGCGGTCCAAGAGCAACCCCTTCCAGGACGTTCCCCACGACAAGGCGGCGCCGGTTGTCAAACAGGGTTTCCTTCAGAGGAAACTCCATGCTGACATTGACGGGAAGCGCAGTGAGTGACCAAAAAAGTGGCTCACTAAAACAATTTGAGCCAgaattaattgtgtgtgtgtgtgttttgttgcagCTCCTTGGGGGAAGAGACGCTGGAAGACCTTCTACGGCGTGTTGAAAGGAATGGTCCTTTTCTTACAGAAGGTTGGTTTGGATCACAGCTTCTTGGGACACCAGTGTCACCTTCAGCTTTAAACTGTAGTCATATATCTCATATATGAAAATAGTAgactcaaaataaaagtatgtggAAATGGAGGTACCTGATCTAcctgcgtgtttgtgtgtgtttgtgccagGATCACAGTAGGAAGGAGCCGCAAGCTAACGAGGAGGTGGTGAGTGTTCATCACTCGCTGGCCGAGGCCGCCGTCGATTACACCAAGAAGCCGTACGTGTTCCGTTTGCAGACGGCCGACTGGAGAGTTTTCCTTTTTCAAGCTTCGTAAGTTGCAGGATTCTCTGTGGAGACATTTGTCTGTGCGATGTTTCTAGCGTCGTCTATTTCCCTATTAGATCCAAAATGGAAATGATCTCATGGATCAACCGCATTAACTTGGTGTCAGCTCTCCACTCCTCCCCTCCGTTCCCCGCAGCCGTAGGCTCCCAGAGGAGGTTCTGCAGGCCGATCCTTCCCGCCTCGCAATCTGCTCACACTctggtactgtagtactactgtACGCAGTATTTATTCTGTTATCTTTATTAAGTTTGGATGAAAAACCAAACTGTTGCCTGTGCAGGAACGCCAACTGCAGTCCCACACCGGAATGCTGGAGTCCTTCAAAGCGGACCTGTCATACCTCCAGCAGAATCCTCCAGAGGGCAGAAAGGGCAGAGGAAAGGAGATGGAAGAGCATCGAACAAGGGCCGAGTACCTGCAGCACGAGGTAGAACCACACATGATGGAGCGCATATGAAGCTGTACTCTGTGACCTCATCTCATTTCTCCTTGCTTTGCAGATATGTCGTTACGAGAGCTACATATGTGTGCTGCAGGCCTGGAAGGGCGTCCAAAAGATGGGTGACGGCGGCGCTTTGATCACCACCGCCCTCGGCATGTTTGACAATGCCATGTGTGCATCCCCTCTGGACGAGGACGAAGATGGGGACATAGGCCATCTGACCAAATCACACTCCAGCCCCTCCCTGGAATTGGAGATGGCACCACCGAGCACCATCAAAGTCAAACGCAACATTTCAGAAAGGTGGACTTACCGTAGGACCATCACGCCTCGATTGAATAAAGACGCATGACAGCAATTTGGCAATGTTTTACTCCTGGTACGAACTGAAATGCTTGATAGCATCAAGCTAATCCCAACCTCAAATCTTAACCTTTTGTTTTTACCTCGTGCACTTTGACAGAAAAAATTATCTCAGGGATTCCCAAATTCTCTCAGGATGTGGAAGAACCTGATTTTTCATTTGTGCAGTGACCAAAAATATGTGGACCTGATAAGACACCTTTTTCTCTTGTAACTTTGTGCTGTGTAGTAGTAAGTTCAAAAATGCCTACTTGGTTTGTGAccactagggggtgctggagtacAGGACACCTTGAAGCCAACGAGGTAGTAATTGCACTTTGTTTTAAatcctgttattttttttgcgtCATTGTCcttttttataataaatgtcTTGTTCATATGAAGGGTAacttttttacatgttttaaatgTGTCCAGTGCTGGAGCTCTTTGGGCTTGTATTGTCTTAttcaatttgttaaaaaaaacaacattgtaaaTGTTAATTTTGATACTAATCACGTCAAATTTTCTGCTCAAAAAGGCTCCTTTTCCAAAATGTGTCAAAGTAATTCAATGAAGgtctgattttttattttacttcaatGAGTAATTTTTCACCAGTGAATTAAAATGCCTCTGTAATATATACTGCATTATTTAATCTTTGtgcatttttcttgtaacaCAAACGAATGCATGTTGCGTTTTTGTTTGCTGCATCTCTTGTTTTGAACTGTGCAATTATTTGATCGGTGAGTATATTTGTAATGTTGATAAAAGTCAACAATTAATTAAcctgaactttgaccttttACTGTGTTTTCAGGGTGAAATTCAGTGAACTTCACGCTTCCTGAAGACCCAGCTCATATCCCGTCTGGCCTGCCATCACTCATCTGGTTGCGGGTATGTGACATCAGCTTTCCCACATTTTTCTCACAATTCAAACAATTGCATAATTGTGTTGATTCATTTGAGTATGCAGTTGTACATCATACggtgtactgtatttgtacaaTGGTGTGAAAAGTGTAAATGAAAGCCCCCTTCCAAGGTTCTTTTggcatatttgtcacacttgtTTATATGACAATGACTTTTTACGAATTagggaggtaaaaaaaaacctccaaacctacatggccctgtgtgaaaatgtgattgCTCCCTGTTAAAGCAATTATAGCTCTAGTTCAACTTCTCTAGCCACACTACTGCTACACCTGTTCTCAAGAAATCACTTAAATAGGACCTGCCTGACAAAGTGAAGTGGACCAAAAGGTTAGACATCATCCCAACTGAGAAAGTAGACTTTCTCTCAATTACGTAATTGAGATCTAAAAGGTCTTGAACCCATTTCTGaagatttgggactccagcacaccacagtgagagccattatacacaaatggtgaaaacacggagcagtagtgaaccttcccaggagtgggaCCCTGTGGGACCCCAACCCGAAAtaaccccaagagcacagcgacgACTCATGCAAgatgtcacaaaagaccccacaacaacatccaaggAACTGCAGGTGTCTCAGTTAAGATCAGTGGACATGACTCCACCACAAGACACTGAGCAAAactggtctgacgagacaaaaggtTCACCTTTTTGGAACGTATGTGTCCCAtatgtggtggtagtgtgatggtctggggctgttggctgtttcaggacctggaagacttgctgtgataaatggaaccagaTATTCTGCTGTTGGGCAGTCTGTTGGTgactcaagctgaaaccaacgtctgcagcaggacaatgatccaaagtccacctctgagtggctgaagaaagacaaagtgaagactttggagtggcctagtcccaAGTTCTGACCTGAACCctgttgagatgctgtggcatgaccttaaaaaggcttcatgctccAGTGTGGCAgaacaacaattctgcaaagatgagcgcacccaaaattcctccacagcgctgtaagagactcattgcaagttatcagaaatgcttgattgcagttgatcACTTTTGTAGGTTTACTAATATTTAAAGTTGATTTGAAACATCCACTGTAAGTGTGGCAAATATGCAACTAAAAAACGGGaaaggggcaaacactttttcacaacaCTTCATCGTTTTaattttaggcaaaaaatacaacatgtatATTTTCTTCACTAGTAATAA is a window encoding:
- the LOC131107052 gene encoding PH and SEC7 domain-containing protein 2 isoform X2, with translation MEEKYLGSPSMDLTAPPLRHSRSSKDEQHLNGEANSKEEGADEWEQTIWPTRALHCTAAATLSFATVQWEIPDAAAERRSLTTDSNVTGVLDSLTSCSSLHKPYGDEEEEEVERTEKQNGFDSSVNSECTGNYIKPCDAAAGREPMTQQREHSTHQCRQISYNAVTLRSDSEEEGEDCVTSNAVAPVDLCPEEPREETDVLLTGCADSGGDDQTSFQGGKMAEGSKKSPDECLIDTVNAEVPTPPQTTNDNGPIFELTKVQPQPHKPTKGIRLPEQAQTNHTAHCEGSVHVRQLQRTDGLPDEKLSIQPVDLTELCCDDEQQEKDKTSQHATSLIQHVTPTRAKTPHETQEVTGTLNGSVPVLMANGGTSGTSEDAPPHMNGDDVDREMACHLAERLFKLDGVQRVDVVKHLDKDNAFSHAVGEEYLRFFDFTGQTLDQALRSFLKVVILLGETQERERVLQHFTSRFHQCNPDSFSSPEAVLALACALMLLNTDLHGQNVGKAMSTSKFVSNLDGMNDGENFSKELLKCLYNSIKSEPLQWAVDEEELASVLTEEDVPLRSKSNPFQDVPHDKAAPVVKQGFLQRKLHADIDGKRTPWGKRRWKTFYGVLKGMVLFLQKDHSRKEPQANEEVVSVHHSLAEAAVDYTKKPYVFRLQTADWRVFLFQASSKMEMISWINRINLVSALHSSPPFPAAVGSQRRFCRPILPASQSAHTLERQLQSHTGMLESFKADLSYLQQNPPEGRKGRGKEMEEHRTRAEYLQHEICRYESYICVLQAWKGVQKMGDGGALITTALGMFDNAMCASPLDEDEDGDIGHLTKSHSSPSLELEMAPPSTIKVKRNISERWTYRRTITPRLNKDA
- the LOC131107052 gene encoding PH and SEC7 domain-containing protein 4 isoform X1 translates to MEEKYLGSPSMDLTAPPLRHSRSSKDEQHLNGEANSKEEGADEWEQTIWPTRALHCTAAATLSFATVQWEIPDAAAERRSLTTDSNVTGVLDSLTSCSSLHKPYGDEEEEEVERTEKQNGFDSSVNSECTGNYIKPCDAAAGREPMTQQREHSTHQCRQISYNAVTLRSDSEEEGEDCVTSNAVAPVDLCPEEPREETDVLLTGCADSGGDDQTSFQGGKMAEGSKKSPDECLIDTVNAEVPTPPQTTNDNGPIFELTKVRLAEATSQEASLPEDDNTEMFETSVKVQPQPHKPTKGIRLPEQAQTNHTAHCEGSVHVRQLQRTDGLPDEKLSIQPVDLTELCCDDEQQEKDKTSQHATSLIQHVTPTRAKTPHETQEVTGTLNGSVPVLMANGGTSGTSEDAPPHMNGDDVDREMACHLAERLFKLDGVQRVDVVKHLDKDNAFSHAVGEEYLRFFDFTGQTLDQALRSFLKVVILLGETQERERVLQHFTSRFHQCNPDSFSSPEAVLALACALMLLNTDLHGQNVGKAMSTSKFVSNLDGMNDGENFSKELLKCLYNSIKSEPLQWAVDEEELASVLTEEDVPLRSKSNPFQDVPHDKAAPVVKQGFLQRKLHADIDGKRTPWGKRRWKTFYGVLKGMVLFLQKDHSRKEPQANEEVVSVHHSLAEAAVDYTKKPYVFRLQTADWRVFLFQASSKMEMISWINRINLVSALHSSPPFPAAVGSQRRFCRPILPASQSAHTLERQLQSHTGMLESFKADLSYLQQNPPEGRKGRGKEMEEHRTRAEYLQHEICRYESYICVLQAWKGVQKMGDGGALITTALGMFDNAMCASPLDEDEDGDIGHLTKSHSSPSLELEMAPPSTIKVKRNISERWTYRRTITPRLNKDA